ACAGGCCATCATAATGAGCTACGCTTTCATCATGTACCCAACAAGGGGCTATTGGAGGCATAGGTGACAAGGGGCGTACCCGGAGCCGCAAATAGTGGTTTCCCGCATGTAATACCCATAAGACACCATATGGGGTACGTACTCCGGGGGGGCTCGTAAAGGCAAATAAGTATAACTACCATTCCAATGTCGGTGACCTTCTTGATCGTCAAATGAAGAAATACAACATATCACCCAATTGTACATCGTAGCATAACCATATAGATCGAAACTGTCCATCCAATGACCCGAGCCACACGGTATCTGATCCATAAATGTAATTCTAGCTACTTCCGCATCAAATCTCCCTGGGCCATAAATATGATCACGGTAAAGGGGACTACGGATTTCCCTAAGTAAATATGTTCTAGCCATCGTGAAATGAGATTGGTCACCCCGAACAGCATGTGAGAGAACTCGAAAACTTTAATGACCGTCTCCGGAAGGATTAAACCACGCTTCTAAATGCTCGTGCAACCAGGAAGGCAAAAAGTGAAGATAAGGAAAGTACCTCGAATGACCAATGGTGTAGTCTACCTCAAGAGGTGCGCAATACAATGTGCCGAAACTCCCCGTACTCGTGGTAGCAGTGGTAGACGGTGTATCGGGGCCCGTTTGAGTAGATCGGGGGGTACTATACGGATTAAAACGAACCGTCGGAGTAGAACGGGGAGTAGACGACGGAGTAACAGGAACCATCGGAGTAGAACGGGGGGTACTAGACGGAGTACGTTGGGAAGACGCATTCTTTGGGGCGTAGCACTGCCTACTCGAACCCGAACCCGTGCATGCTCAACGGCGGACGGATCTCTACGAGTTCCCCTACTCAGACGTCCTCTAGGGTTCTCGTTCACTCGGGGCTCGTTAACATCCTCCTCTTCCGGATGTATCTGAGAGTAAAGGGCATCGAACATGGATGATCTCATACTCGTATCTGCATTCCGAATTTCATCGAATAACTCCTCCAATCGATCATCGTCACAAGTCGGCATTGCCTCCGAACCATCGTACTCCAACTTCCTCCAAAATTCATGTAACACATCAACAAGGACCCGAGATCCGTTTCTAGCAATGCGATGAAGTGAACAAGTACATAACAAACCAAGTGTAGTAGCCTTTACATAACCGCAATCGATAATCAAGGCATCTTCCGTCATCTTGGCACCTCTTTCGAATTCTTCACGCAATTCACTGATGGCATTCTTTGATATTTTTAAAGAAAGTTTGGAAAATAATTGCTGAATCCCCGTCAACCGCTTCGATCTAGATAACTCCAACGAGTGTCGGATCTCAACATGTTGCGTTTCCATCAAAGAATGAAACCGAATCCAAATGCTATTAACGGCCAGTTTTACGCTATTCAACCATCTCTTCAAATTCGCATGAGCTGACTCAACCCTGGATGTAGAAGTATTCCCAAAATGAGTTATCTTGTTCGTTCTATACT
The Silene latifolia isolate original U9 population chromosome 11, ASM4854445v1, whole genome shotgun sequence genome window above contains:
- the LOC141614540 gene encoding protein FAR1-RELATED SEQUENCE 5-like, whose amino-acid sequence is MLALAVQHKYVHYWVTDQETDELTHVFMAHPKAVKMFRSYYYVVLIDSTYKTNLYRLPLVEMVGVTPVGKSFVIAYALVMHESEDGYLWVLRKLKALLNDAIQPNAIVTDCEAGLLNAIPIVFPDSSHLLCLCHIYSNVETKALDITGQDSWAKHITCKLFEAVVEAEIEDKFNVAWGNLARQWAEVAAYIERQWFTHLEKWAKYRTNKITHFGNTSTSRVESAHANLKRWLNSVKLAVNSIWIRFHSLMETQHVEIRHSLELSRSKRLTGIQQLFSKLSLKISKNAISELREEFERGAKMTEDALIIDCGYVKATTLGLLCTCSLHRIARNGSRVLVDVLHEFWRKLEYDGSEAMPTCDDDRLEELFDEIRNADTSMRSSMFDALYSQIHPEEEDVNEPRVNENPRGRLSRGTRRDPSAVEHARVE